One region of Roseicitreum antarcticum genomic DNA includes:
- a CDS encoding methyltetrahydrofolate cobalamin methyltransferase, producing MTRTVIESKTKTVVIGFDEPFCVIGERINPTGRKKLAAELEAGDFSTVERDALEQVACGAMVLDVNSGAVFTNKMAEDPRYADNNFVEPPLMRELILRIQAITDTPLCIDSSVPGALEEGLKAANGRPLLNSVTGEEERLELVLPLVKKYNVPVVAISNDDTGISEDPDVRFAVAKKIVERAADFGIPAHDIVVDPLVMPIGAMSSAGQQVFTLVRRLRDELGVNTTCGASNISFGLPHRHGINAAFLPMAIGAGMTSAIMNPVRSVEMEAIRAANFLMNHDANGAEWIRFSRVLDAVKEGASFAEASAAAAAGGAAGGRSGRGARRRNA from the coding sequence ATGACCCGCACCGTGATCGAGTCGAAGACCAAAACCGTTGTCATCGGTTTTGATGAGCCGTTCTGCGTGATCGGCGAGCGTATCAACCCGACCGGGCGCAAGAAACTGGCCGCCGAGCTGGAGGCCGGGGATTTCAGCACGGTAGAGCGTGATGCGCTGGAACAGGTGGCCTGCGGGGCAATGGTGCTGGACGTGAACTCGGGTGCGGTGTTTACCAACAAAATGGCCGAAGATCCGCGCTATGCCGACAACAACTTCGTTGAGCCGCCGCTGATGCGCGAGCTGATCTTGCGCATTCAGGCGATCACCGACACGCCGCTGTGCATCGACAGTTCCGTGCCCGGCGCGCTGGAAGAGGGGCTGAAAGCGGCCAATGGACGCCCCCTCCTGAACTCGGTAACGGGTGAGGAAGAGCGTCTGGAACTGGTGCTGCCGCTGGTCAAGAAATACAACGTGCCGGTGGTGGCGATCTCGAACGACGACACCGGCATTTCTGAAGATCCCGATGTGCGGTTCGCCGTGGCCAAAAAGATTGTCGAGCGTGCAGCGGATTTCGGCATTCCCGCGCATGATATCGTGGTCGATCCACTGGTGATGCCGATCGGCGCCATGTCTTCGGCAGGGCAGCAGGTGTTCACGCTGGTACGGCGGTTGCGCGATGAACTGGGGGTAAACACCACCTGCGGGGCGTCGAACATCTCGTTCGGGTTGCCGCACCGGCACGGTATCAACGCAGCTTTCCTGCCCATGGCCATCGGCGCGGGCATGACCAGCGCGATCATGAACCCCGTACGTTCGGTCGAGATGGAGGCGATCCGCGCCGCCAACTTCTTGATGAACCACGATGCGAACGGGGCCGAATGGATCCGCTTTTCGCGCGTGCTCGATGCCGTCAAGGAAGGCGCAAGCTTTGCCGAAGCTTCGGCCGCAGCAGCAGCAGGCGGGGCGGCGGGGGGGCGGTCCGGGCGCGGCGCACGGCGGCGCAACGCCTGA
- a CDS encoding Coenzyme F420 hydrogenase/dehydrogenase, beta subunit C-terminal domain, with protein sequence MQHATDGITAPSFGGAPRPGLCTDCGISRIGDGKDCGRACQFIQPDYPGLERQVHGRTPRPDAPEEGFFGVTQTMLRARLSPPADGAQWTGITTTLAAKLLETGAVDAVLTVAPDPSDRWKPLPVIVTDPAALAQCRGMRMGFGPTLALLEPARAAGHRRIALIGIPCQVHALRALERDLGFERIYVIGTPCSDNTTTENFHEFLALLDAKPETVSYLEFRADYKVELRFDDGRPARVVPFLKLPISKLRPDFFPMTCKTCVDYTNRLADITVGYMGGDGDQWVIVRNARGAEMLRHLEDVLTVKPLTDKGKRSGAVRGFMANTERAAGGLPLRSMPDWARPIVAFLQPRIGPRGLEFARARVEMKAIETVLHLRRAHPARVKNMVPPHVWNVVAPYGLTPGPDEVRAVPPPATGTAEGTSTAAESSAEPLAGSSTLPSDG encoded by the coding sequence ATGCAACACGCCACCGACGGTATCACTGCGCCCTCTTTTGGTGGCGCGCCGCGTCCCGGGCTTTGCACGGATTGCGGCATATCGCGGATCGGCGATGGCAAGGATTGCGGGCGCGCCTGCCAGTTCATCCAGCCGGATTATCCCGGCCTTGAACGCCAGGTACACGGCCGCACCCCGCGGCCAGACGCGCCCGAGGAGGGGTTCTTTGGCGTAACCCAAACCATGCTGCGCGCGCGTCTGTCGCCGCCCGCAGACGGGGCGCAATGGACCGGCATCACCACGACGCTGGCCGCGAAGCTGCTGGAAACCGGCGCGGTCGATGCCGTGCTGACCGTCGCGCCTGATCCGTCCGATCGCTGGAAGCCGCTGCCGGTGATCGTGACTGACCCGGCTGCGCTTGCGCAATGTCGCGGCATGCGCATGGGCTTTGGCCCCACACTGGCGCTGCTGGAACCGGCGCGCGCCGCAGGCCACCGGCGCATCGCGCTGATCGGTATTCCCTGCCAGGTGCATGCCTTGCGCGCGCTGGAACGCGATCTGGGGTTTGAACGGATCTATGTGATCGGCACGCCCTGTTCGGACAACACCACGACCGAGAACTTCCACGAATTCCTGGCGCTCTTGGACGCCAAGCCCGAAACTGTCAGCTATCTGGAGTTTCGCGCGGACTACAAGGTGGAGCTCCGGTTCGACGACGGGCGACCGGCCCGGGTGGTCCCGTTCCTGAAACTGCCGATCTCGAAGCTCAGGCCTGATTTCTTTCCCATGACATGCAAGACCTGCGTGGATTACACCAACCGGCTGGCAGATATCACCGTAGGCTACATGGGCGGCGACGGCGATCAATGGGTGATCGTGCGCAACGCACGCGGGGCCGAGATGCTGCGCCATCTGGAAGACGTGTTGACCGTGAAGCCGCTGACCGACAAGGGCAAGCGGTCGGGCGCTGTCCGGGGCTTTATGGCCAATACCGAACGTGCGGCGGGCGGGTTGCCATTACGGTCGATGCCAGACTGGGCGCGGCCCATCGTGGCCTTTTTGCAGCCGCGTATCGGGCCGCGCGGGCTGGAATTCGCCCGCGCCCGGGTCGAGATGAAGGCGATCGAGACAGTGCTGCACCTGCGCCGCGCCCATCCCGCGCGGGTCAAGAACATGGTCCCGCCGCATGTATGGAACGTAGTGGCCCCCTATGGCCTGACACCCGGGCCAGACGAGGTGCGCGCGGTCCCCCCGCCTGCGACGGGGACTGCAGAAGGGACCAGCACGGCGGCAGAATCGTCAGCAGAACCGTTGGCCGGTTCGTCCACATTACCCTCAGACGGCTAA
- a CDS encoding NAD(P)/FAD-dependent oxidoreductase, which translates to MSYLYEPAAYTPDIWPESYWRASSPALPPCPTLTGPVTADVAIIGAGYAGLNAALELRERFGAEVVVLDAAAPGWGASGRNGGFCCLGGANLSPAQITRRVGALAAPEFDSYQQRAIDRVADNLARYGIDADRGPAGEVLLAHSARTWAAMQAQQGADGVQLWGRAALRDAGLNCATAWGGTYRPEGFPLHPLKYARGLAVAAQAAGVRIYGDSPVKTLDHANGLWSLRTGAAQVQARRVLIATNGYSDERLPRWLSRRILPALSTIIVTRPLSLAEREAQGWTSHLMTYDSRTMLHYFRLLPDGRFLFGARGGVSAQPERLARFTARARAEFEAMFPAFAQAETTHDWSGLVCLTGSMAPFCGPVPGAEGLFAALGWHGNGVAAASEGGRRIAPALMGLPDTTPALFKRPPPRFPLPRKLLLRAGMAAALWRDGPLRPAPEEA; encoded by the coding sequence ATGTCCTATCTTTATGAACCCGCCGCCTATACCCCCGATATTTGGCCGGAAAGCTACTGGCGCGCCAGTAGCCCCGCGCTGCCGCCCTGCCCCACCCTGACCGGGCCCGTGACAGCCGATGTCGCGATCATCGGCGCGGGCTATGCCGGGCTGAACGCGGCGCTGGAATTGCGGGAGCGGTTCGGCGCCGAGGTGGTGGTCCTGGACGCCGCAGCGCCCGGTTGGGGCGCATCGGGGCGCAACGGCGGGTTTTGCTGCCTTGGGGGCGCGAATTTGTCGCCTGCGCAGATCACCCGCCGTGTCGGCGCCCTCGCGGCGCCCGAATTCGACAGCTACCAGCAACGCGCGATCGACCGCGTGGCCGATAATCTGGCCCGCTATGGCATCGACGCCGACCGAGGCCCGGCCGGCGAAGTGCTGCTGGCGCATTCCGCCCGCACATGGGCTGCCATGCAGGCGCAACAGGGCGCGGACGGCGTGCAGCTTTGGGGCCGCGCGGCCCTGCGCGACGCCGGGCTGAACTGCGCCACCGCATGGGGCGGCACCTATCGGCCTGAGGGGTTTCCCCTGCACCCGCTGAAATACGCGCGCGGGCTGGCGGTGGCCGCACAGGCCGCCGGGGTCCGAATCTACGGTGACAGCCCGGTCAAGACCCTCGACCATGCCAATGGCCTGTGGAGCCTGCGGACCGGCGCGGCGCAGGTGCAGGCCCGCCGCGTACTGATCGCCACCAACGGCTACAGCGATGAACGCCTGCCCCGCTGGTTGTCACGCCGCATTCTGCCAGCCCTCTCTACCATCATCGTCACCCGCCCCTTGAGTCTCGCCGAGAGGGAAGCGCAGGGCTGGACCTCGCACTTGATGACCTACGATTCGCGCACCATGCTGCATTACTTCCGCCTTCTGCCCGACGGGCGGTTCCTGTTTGGCGCGCGCGGCGGGGTGTCGGCCCAGCCCGAGCGGCTTGCCCGCTTCACCGCCCGCGCGCGGGCCGAGTTCGAGGCGATGTTCCCCGCCTTTGCGCAGGCCGAAACCACCCATGACTGGTCCGGGCTGGTCTGTCTGACCGGGTCGATGGCGCCGTTCTGCGGTCCAGTGCCGGGGGCGGAGGGGCTGTTTGCCGCGCTTGGCTGGCACGGCAACGGCGTGGCAGCAGCGTCCGAAGGGGGCCGCCGGATTGCCCCCGCGCTGATGGGACTGCCAGACACCACGCCCGCCCTGTTCAAACGCCCGCCGCCGCGCTTTCCGCTGCCACGCAAGCTGTTGCTGCGCGCCGGCATGGCCGCAGCACTTTGGCGCGACGGCCCGCTGCGCCCTGCGCCTGAAGAGGCCTGA
- the speB gene encoding agmatinase, which translates to MALEDAKTEVDTAFTRASRRGLAYENTFGGATSFLRRSYTKDLRGADLAVTGVPFDQAVTNRTGARLGPRALREASALQAFDPPYGWGFDPLSEFSIVDYGDLAFDYAKVNDFPDTLTAHVRGILAAGAGSLALGGDHYITLPILRAYAEVFGPMSVIQFDAHSDLWQDDDFSRIDHGTMMYKAVKLGYVDPARSVQIGIRTECPDYLGFHVIDAFEVHRDGPAAAAARAKAIVGDAPTYLTFDIDALDPAFAPGTGTPVWNGITANQAAVMLRALAGIDLKGGDVVEVSPPFDPTGVTAIMGAHVAMELLCLYCWNLWGKK; encoded by the coding sequence ATGGCACTGGAAGACGCAAAAACCGAAGTGGACACCGCCTTCACCCGCGCATCACGGCGCGGGCTTGCGTATGAGAATACCTTCGGCGGCGCGACCAGCTTCCTGCGCCGCAGCTATACAAAGGATTTGCGTGGGGCAGATCTGGCGGTGACCGGCGTGCCCTTCGATCAGGCCGTGACCAACCGCACCGGTGCCCGGCTGGGACCGCGCGCCCTCCGCGAGGCCAGTGCCTTGCAGGCTTTCGACCCGCCTTATGGCTGGGGGTTCGACCCTTTGTCGGAATTCTCGATTGTCGATTATGGCGATCTGGCGTTCGATTATGCCAAGGTCAACGATTTCCCCGATACGCTGACTGCGCATGTTCGCGGTATTCTGGCAGCGGGTGCTGGGTCGCTGGCGCTGGGGGGGGATCACTATATAACCCTGCCGATTCTGCGCGCCTACGCAGAGGTTTTCGGGCCGATGTCGGTCATCCAGTTCGACGCGCATTCCGACCTCTGGCAGGATGATGATTTTAGTCGCATCGACCATGGCACGATGATGTACAAGGCGGTGAAGCTGGGCTATGTAGACCCGGCACGGTCGGTTCAGATCGGCATCCGCACGGAATGCCCTGACTACCTCGGCTTCCACGTCATCGACGCCTTTGAGGTCCATCGCGACGGGCCAGCGGCCGCTGCCGCCCGGGCGAAGGCGATCGTGGGCGATGCGCCGACATATCTGACCTTCGATATTGATGCGCTGGACCCCGCTTTTGCACCGGGCACCGGCACGCCGGTCTGGAACGGGATCACGGCCAATCAGGCGGCCGTCATGCTGCGCGCGCTGGCGGGAATCGATCTGAAGGGGGGCGATGTTGTCGAGGTCTCACCGCCCTTTGATCCGACCGGCGTCACCGCGATCATGGGGGCGCATGTCGCCATGGAACTGTTGTGTCTGTATTGCTGGAACTTGTGGGGAAAGAAATGA
- a CDS encoding DUF1499 domain-containing protein, whose protein sequence is MIKLIGIVVLLGLAGLMLFVRVSPNAPADWHEDPALVQKPSKPNAHLIRLVGGDEIAPIYALTPEALAERIDQIAREDGAELLAGSVADGHMTYISRSTLMGFPDFTSVKVSRAGDGATFSAFARARFGQSDMGVNRARLTRWLAALEDMVD, encoded by the coding sequence ATGATCAAGCTGATTGGAATTGTTGTACTGCTGGGGCTGGCAGGGTTGATGCTCTTTGTGCGGGTCTCGCCCAATGCGCCCGCTGACTGGCATGAAGACCCCGCACTTGTGCAAAAGCCCTCCAAGCCCAACGCGCATCTGATTCGGCTGGTCGGCGGCGATGAGATCGCGCCGATCTACGCCCTGACGCCCGAGGCGCTGGCCGAGCGGATCGACCAGATCGCGCGCGAAGACGGCGCAGAGTTGCTGGCCGGTTCGGTTGCGGACGGGCACATGACCTATATCTCGCGCAGCACGCTGATGGGGTTTCCTGATTTTACCTCGGTCAAAGTGTCGCGCGCGGGTGACGGCGCGACATTCTCGGCCTTCGCCCGCGCCCGCTTCGGGCAGTCCGACATGGGCGTAAACCGGGCGCGGCTGACGCGCTGGCTGGCAGCGCTGGAAGACATGGTCGACTGA
- a CDS encoding glycerate kinase type-2 family protein, with amino-acid sequence MPRHQIINLFEAGILAADPSRGVAQALRTDPVRLSAGGRLFVLAVGKAAARMMRAALPLVPAPAKALVVTNYENAAPVSGAEVLAAGHPVPDEAGLAAGQAVMRMLAEAGPDDQVLALISGGGSALLPAPTPPLTLEDKAALSRLLLGAGLDIVAMNSVRQHLSELKGGGLLRQAAPAQVRALILSDVIGDDLRAIASGMTAEPLLSRDAAVALLKTAELWTKLPPSVRDALAQPQTQEPLPKVRNQLIGSNRMSLDAMKAVWPDAVILSDALTGDVAAAAAQIIAHARTAGPAPLMALFGGETTVNLKGTGMGGRNQELALRVAMGLDGWPRKWLFLSGGTDGRDGPTDAAGGLTAPDTLHRIRAAGGDPAALLANNDSYQALDLAGHLLRTNATGTNVADLQILLLDAANT; translated from the coding sequence ATGCCCCGGCATCAGATCATCAACCTCTTTGAGGCAGGCATTCTGGCTGCCGATCCGTCCCGTGGCGTGGCGCAGGCGTTGCGGACCGATCCGGTTCGGCTGTCTGCGGGCGGCCGTTTGTTCGTGTTGGCCGTGGGCAAGGCTGCAGCACGCATGATGCGCGCCGCCCTGCCACTGGTGCCCGCCCCGGCAAAGGCGCTGGTCGTCACGAATTATGAGAATGCCGCGCCGGTTTCAGGCGCTGAAGTGCTGGCCGCAGGTCATCCCGTCCCCGATGAGGCGGGCCTGGCCGCAGGTCAGGCGGTGATGCGGATGCTGGCCGAAGCGGGCCCGGACGATCAAGTCCTCGCGCTGATCTCGGGCGGCGGGTCGGCCCTGTTGCCCGCGCCGACTCCGCCGCTGACCCTGGAAGACAAGGCTGCGCTAAGCCGGCTGCTACTGGGCGCCGGGCTGGATATCGTGGCGATGAACAGCGTGCGGCAACACTTGTCAGAGTTGAAGGGTGGCGGGCTGTTGCGGCAGGCAGCGCCTGCGCAGGTCCGGGCGTTGATCTTGTCGGATGTTATCGGCGACGATCTGCGGGCCATCGCCTCGGGCATGACGGCGGAACCGCTGCTATCGCGGGACGCTGCGGTCGCGCTGCTGAAAACTGCAGAACTATGGACGAAACTGCCCCCGAGTGTGCGCGATGCCCTTGCGCAGCCCCAGACCCAGGAGCCGCTGCCCAAGGTCCGCAACCAGCTGATCGGGTCGAACCGCATGTCGCTCGATGCGATGAAGGCCGTCTGGCCCGATGCGGTCATCCTCAGCGATGCGCTGACCGGCGATGTCGCCGCCGCCGCCGCGCAGATCATCGCGCATGCGCGCACTGCCGGGCCTGCTCCGCTAATGGCGCTGTTTGGTGGCGAAACGACGGTAAACCTGAAGGGCACCGGCATGGGAGGACGCAATCAGGAACTGGCCTTGCGCGTTGCCATGGGGCTCGACGGGTGGCCCCGCAAATGGCTGTTCCTGTCAGGTGGCACCGACGGACGGGACGGGCCGACCGATGCGGCAGGCGGGCTGACCGCGCCGGATACGCTGCACCGCATCCGCGCCGCAGGCGGCGACCCTGCCGCGTTGCTCGCAAACAACGACAGCTACCAGGCATTGGATCTGGCGGGCCACTTGCTGCGGACCAATGCGACGGGGACCAACGTAGCGGATCTGCAAATCCTGCTGCTGGACGCCGCGAACACTTAG
- the fabG gene encoding 3-oxoacyl-ACP reductase FabG → MFDLTGKSALVTGASGGIGAAIARALHGAGATVALSGTRTGPLQALADDLGSRAHVLPCDLSDQEAVEALPKAAIAAMGGVDILVNNAGITRDNLFMRMSDDDWSAVLDVNLTATMRLCRGVVRGMMKARWGRVVNISSVVGATGNPGQANYAAAKAGMVGMSKSLAHEVASRGITVNCVAPGFITTPMTDKLTDDQKAKLLVQVPAGRMGEADEIAAAVLYLASPSAGYVTGATLHVNGGLAML, encoded by the coding sequence ATGTTCGATCTGACAGGTAAATCCGCGCTGGTTACCGGCGCATCCGGCGGAATCGGCGCGGCGATCGCGCGCGCTCTGCATGGCGCGGGGGCCACGGTGGCATTGTCGGGGACACGGACCGGCCCGTTGCAGGCTCTCGCCGACGACCTTGGCAGCCGCGCCCATGTGCTGCCTTGCGACCTGTCGGATCAAGAGGCGGTCGAGGCGCTGCCCAAAGCGGCCATCGCGGCCATGGGCGGGGTTGATATCTTGGTCAACAACGCTGGGATCACCCGCGACAACCTGTTCATGCGGATGTCGGATGATGACTGGAGCGCGGTGCTCGATGTCAATCTGACCGCCACAATGCGGTTGTGCCGGGGCGTGGTGCGCGGAATGATGAAGGCGCGTTGGGGCCGGGTGGTCAACATCTCGTCAGTGGTGGGGGCCACCGGCAACCCCGGGCAGGCGAACTACGCTGCGGCAAAGGCCGGTATGGTCGGCATGTCGAAATCCCTCGCCCATGAGGTCGCAAGCCGTGGCATCACCGTCAATTGTGTGGCCCCGGGGTTCATCACGACACCCATGACGGACAAGCTGACCGACGACCAGAAGGCGAAGCTGCTTGTGCAGGTGCCCGCTGGTCGCATGGGCGAAGCGGATGAGATTGCAGCGGCCGTGCTGTACCTGGCCAGCCCGTCGGCGGGCTATGTGACCGGTGCCACGCTGCACGTTAACGGCGGGCTGGCGATGCTGTGA
- a CDS encoding acyl carrier protein, producing the protein MSDIANRVKKIVVEHLGVEEDKITEGASFIDDLGADSLDTVELVMAFEEEFGIEIPDDAAENIQTFGDAVKFITEAQ; encoded by the coding sequence ATGAGCGATATCGCTAATCGCGTGAAGAAAATCGTGGTTGAGCATCTGGGCGTTGAAGAAGACAAGATCACCGAAGGTGCATCTTTCATCGACGATCTGGGCGCTGACAGCCTTGACACCGTGGAACTGGTCATGGCGTTCGAGGAAGAATTCGGGATCGAGATCCCCGACGATGCCGCCGAAAACATCCAGACCTTCGGCGATGCGGTCAAGTTCATCACCGAAGCGCAGTAA
- the fabF gene encoding beta-ketoacyl-ACP synthase II, producing the protein MRRVVVTGLGMVSPLACGVEATWARLLDGKSGADTIRRFDASHLATTYACEIPLGDGSDGTFNSDDWMEPKDRRKVDDFILYGIAAAIQAVKDAGWEPQDTEGRNRTGVMIGSGIGGLSSIADTAVLLKERGPKRVSPFFIPGALINLISGQVSIRFGFRGPNHAVVTACSTGAHAIGDAARLIQWGDADVMVAGGAESPISEIGIAGFNACKALSTKRADDPTRASRPYDADRDGFVMGEGAGVVVLEEYEHAKARGAKIYAEVLGYGMSGDAYHITAPAEDGDGAFRSMSAALARAGLPAAKIDYINAHGTSTMADVIELAAVERLLGDSADHATMSSTKSSIGHLLGAAGAVEAIFCILAIRDQIAPPTLNLDTPAVASRLDLAPNAARKRRIDVALSNSFGFGGTNASLVLGRVEAT; encoded by the coding sequence ATGCGGCGCGTAGTGGTTACCGGGCTTGGAATGGTCAGCCCCCTTGCTTGTGGGGTCGAAGCGACCTGGGCGCGTCTTCTGGACGGGAAGTCCGGTGCCGACACGATCCGGCGCTTTGATGCAAGCCATCTGGCGACGACCTATGCCTGTGAAATCCCGCTGGGCGACGGGTCGGACGGCACGTTCAACTCCGATGACTGGATGGAGCCGAAGGACCGCCGCAAGGTGGATGACTTCATCCTGTACGGGATTGCGGCGGCCATCCAGGCGGTAAAGGATGCTGGCTGGGAGCCGCAGGATACCGAGGGGCGTAACCGGACCGGCGTTATGATCGGCTCGGGCATCGGCGGCCTGTCAAGCATCGCCGACACGGCAGTTTTGCTCAAGGAGCGCGGGCCCAAACGTGTATCACCGTTCTTCATCCCCGGTGCGCTGATCAACCTGATCTCAGGTCAGGTCAGCATCCGCTTCGGGTTTCGCGGGCCAAATCATGCGGTAGTCACCGCGTGTTCAACCGGCGCACATGCCATTGGCGACGCTGCGCGGCTGATCCAGTGGGGCGATGCTGATGTGATGGTCGCAGGTGGCGCGGAAAGCCCGATCTCGGAAATCGGTATCGCCGGTTTCAATGCCTGTAAGGCACTGTCCACCAAGCGCGCCGACGATCCCACCCGTGCCAGCCGCCCCTATGACGCCGACCGCGACGGCTTCGTGATGGGCGAGGGCGCAGGCGTCGTCGTACTGGAAGAATACGAGCATGCGAAGGCACGTGGTGCAAAAATTTATGCTGAGGTGCTGGGCTATGGCATGTCGGGCGATGCCTATCACATCACCGCCCCGGCTGAGGATGGCGACGGCGCCTTCCGCTCGATGTCGGCCGCATTGGCGCGCGCAGGCTTGCCCGCGGCGAAGATCGACTACATCAACGCGCATGGTACCTCGACCATGGCGGATGTGATTGAACTGGCGGCGGTCGAACGTCTGTTGGGCGATTCCGCCGATCATGCCACGATGTCGTCGACCAAATCTTCCATCGGGCACTTGCTGGGCGCAGCGGGCGCTGTTGAGGCGATTTTCTGCATTCTCGCCATCCGCGACCAGATCGCGCCACCGACGCTGAACCTTGACACGCCCGCCGTGGCATCGCGGCTGGATCTGGCGCCGAATGCGGCCCGCAAGCGCAGGATAGACGTGGCGTTGTCGAACTCCTTCGGCTTTGGCGGTACTAACGCGAGCCTCGTTCTGGGGCGGGTAGAAGCTACATGA
- the mltG gene encoding endolytic transglycosylase MltG gives MIRHIVANALTLMIVLLIGLGGVIAWGKQEFSTAGPLQEAICLRIEPGATLRAVTRSLEDQGALAHPSIFRMGAQYTERANQLRFGSYLLPAAASMDEILDVVTRGGASTCGSEVLYRVGIARADTIVRELDPATQRFLEVVSFDAGEEPPADYSTYTEQADLRYRITLAEGVTSWQVVDALNQAEFLAGEVAEIPAEGTLAPDSYEVQRGADRAELIAEMQARQSRILAEMWEGRAEGLPLSSPEEALILASIVEKETGLADERRQVASVFVNRLNQGMRLQTDPTVIYGITGGQGVLGRGIRQSELNAETPYNTYRIDGLPPTPIANPGRASIAAALDPDETPFIFFVADGTGGHAFAETLAEHNRNVARWREIEAQQPQAQ, from the coding sequence ATGATCCGACATATCGTCGCCAATGCGCTGACCCTGATGATCGTGCTGTTGATCGGGCTTGGAGGCGTGATCGCATGGGGCAAGCAAGAGTTCAGCACCGCCGGGCCGCTGCAAGAGGCGATTTGCCTGCGGATTGAACCCGGTGCGACGCTGCGCGCGGTCACCCGATCATTGGAGGATCAGGGCGCATTGGCGCATCCGTCGATCTTCCGGATGGGCGCGCAGTATACCGAACGGGCCAATCAGTTGCGCTTTGGGTCGTACCTGCTGCCCGCTGCTGCTTCGATGGATGAGATCCTCGATGTGGTGACGCGGGGCGGGGCCTCGACCTGCGGCAGTGAAGTGCTCTATCGCGTCGGGATCGCGCGCGCGGATACCATCGTGCGCGAACTGGATCCGGCGACGCAGCGCTTCCTCGAAGTTGTCAGCTTTGATGCGGGCGAGGAACCTCCCGCTGATTACAGCACATATACCGAGCAGGCCGACCTGCGCTATCGCATCACGTTGGCCGAGGGTGTGACCAGCTGGCAGGTGGTCGATGCGCTGAACCAGGCTGAGTTTCTGGCGGGCGAGGTCGCGGAGATCCCTGCCGAGGGCACCCTTGCCCCCGACAGCTACGAGGTGCAGCGTGGGGCGGACCGCGCCGAGTTGATCGCCGAGATGCAGGCGCGGCAATCGCGCATCCTGGCCGAGATGTGGGAGGGCCGCGCCGAGGGCCTGCCGCTCAGCAGCCCGGAAGAGGCGCTGATCCTCGCCTCGATCGTCGAGAAGGAAACCGGCCTTGCTGATGAGCGCCGACAGGTCGCAAGTGTTTTCGTCAACCGCCTCAACCAGGGTATGCGACTTCAGACCGACCCGACGGTGATCTATGGTATCACCGGCGGGCAGGGCGTTCTGGGGCGCGGCATCCGGCAATCCGAGCTGAATGCCGAGACGCCCTACAACACCTATCGCATTGACGGGCTGCCGCCGACGCCGATCGCCAACCCCGGCCGTGCCAGCATCGCAGCGGCGCTGGACCCCGATGAAACGCCTTTTATCTTCTTCGTCGCAGATGGGACCGGCGGTCATGCCTTTGCCGAGACATTGGCCGAGCACAACCGCAATGTCGCGCGCTGGCGCGAGATTGAGGCCCAGCAGCCGCAGGCGCAATAG
- a CDS encoding RluA family pseudouridine synthase, which yields MIDFVYAPPQTPLDIVHQDASLIVVHKPAGLLSVPGRGAHLADCLIARLKDAFPQVLLVHRLDMDTSGVMVFARTPDAQRALGQQFEKRMTRKNYEALVQGAVRGKHGTVDAPLIVDWPNRPRHKVCAQTGRPARTTWQVLAPEDGNTRMKLTPITGRTHQLRVHMQALGHPILGDQLYAEDAGQGWPRLMLHAGMLGVAHPETGEEMVFRAACPF from the coding sequence ATGATCGACTTCGTATATGCGCCCCCGCAAACCCCGCTGGACATCGTTCATCAAGACGCCAGCCTGATCGTGGTCCACAAACCTGCGGGCTTGCTGTCGGTGCCGGGGCGCGGGGCGCATTTGGCGGATTGCTTGATTGCGCGCCTGAAAGATGCGTTCCCGCAGGTCTTGCTGGTCCACCGGCTGGATATGGACACTTCGGGCGTGATGGTTTTCGCCCGGACACCCGACGCGCAGCGCGCACTGGGCCAGCAGTTTGAGAAGCGGATGACCCGCAAGAATTATGAGGCGCTGGTGCAGGGCGCGGTGCGCGGCAAGCATGGTACGGTCGATGCGCCCTTGATCGTCGACTGGCCCAACCGCCCGCGCCACAAGGTCTGTGCCCAGACCGGGCGCCCCGCACGGACCACCTGGCAAGTGCTGGCGCCAGAGGATGGCAATACCCGCATGAAGCTGACCCCGATCACCGGGCGAACGCATCAGCTTCGGGTGCACATGCAGGCGCTGGGGCATCCGATTCTGGGCGATCAGTTGTATGCTGAAGACGCCGGGCAGGGCTGGCCGCGCCTGATGCTGCATGCCGGGATGCTTGGCGTCGCACATCCCGAAACGGGTGAAGAGATGGTCTTTCGCGCCGCCTGTCCTTTTTGA